One stretch of Brachyhypopomus gauderio isolate BG-103 chromosome 10, BGAUD_0.2, whole genome shotgun sequence DNA includes these proteins:
- the LOC143526158 gene encoding trace amine-associated receptor 6-like — MNITEYQHNMTVQYCFPEDNSSCRKEVRTGTGNIFLFTLLAFISVCTVFLNLLVIISISHFKQLHTPTNLLILSLAVADLLMGLVVMPVNIMQLKDSCWYLGKMTCTVALITNFISMSASGCNMVFIAIDRYIAISDPLLYSSKVTVCKMSLLIILGWSCSLLYILMYLYFNDHLLQSQIMSRCHGECTLIVRYSLATVDLLISFLCPCSVILVLYSMIFTLARRQAKAVRSVLTATTNKHRAKVSKSSNSKAAKTLGIVVGVYLSLWIPATLCYLSVENITSMSLVWTVLSWLVCINSSVNPLIYAIFYPWFRASVKYIVTCRLFNYSLSTFSLFPEHI; from the coding sequence ATGAACATCACAGAATATCAGCACAACATGACAGTTCAGTACTGCTTTCCTGAGGACAACTCATCATGCAGAAAGGAGGTCAGAACAGGAACTGGGAATATATTCTTATTCACTCTACTGGCATTTAtctctgtgtgtactgtgtttttgaacctgctggtgatcatctccatctctcacttcaAGCAGCTCCACACTCCAACCAACCTGCTCATCCTCTCTCTGGCTGTGGCTGATCTTCTCATGGGTCTGGTTGTCATGCCTGTGAATATAATGCAGCTAAAAGACAGCTGTTGGTATCTTGGTAAAATGACATGCACAGTTGCTCTAATAACCAATTTTATCTCAATGTCAGCATCTGGGTGTAATATGGTTTTCATTGCAATTGACAGGTACATTGCTATCAGTGACCCTCTGTTGTATTCCTCTAAAGTCACAGTGTGTAAAATGTCTTTATTAATAATTCTAGGCTGGTCTTGTTCTCTGTTGTATATCCTCATGTATTTGTACTTTAACGATCATCTCCTTCAGTCTCAGATCATGAGCAGATGCCATGGAGAGTGCACTTTAATTGTAAGATATTCATTGGCAACAGTCGATCTATTGATTTCATTTCTGTGCCCATGTTCAGTTATACTTGTCTTGTATTCAATGATTTTTACTTTGGCAAGACGTCAAGCTAAAGCTGTGAGATCTGTGTTGACTGCtaccacaaacaaacacagagccAAAGTTTCTAAGTCTTCTAATTCTAAAGCAGCAAAAACACTGGGCATTGTTGTTGgtgtttatctctctctctggatacCTGCTACTTTATGTTATCTGTCAGTTGAAAATATCACATCTATGTCATTAGTGTGGACTGTTCTTAGCTGGCTTGTATGCATCAATTCTTCTGTCAATCCCCTAATTTATGCTATATTTTATCCATGGTTCAGAGCATCAGTTAAGTACATTGTGACTTGTAGACTGTTTAATTACTCATTATCAACATTCAGCTTGTTTCCTGAGCACATTTAA